Proteins co-encoded in one Acidisarcina sp. genomic window:
- a CDS encoding nicotinate phosphoribosyltransferase, with amino-acid sequence MIVNFAERAHNHNWNLDPVTRSLLDTDFYKLLMLQFIWKHFPRTRATFELINRTSNVRLADRISLEEVVAQLEQARQLRFRKSELIWLAGNTFYGVRGIFEPAFLAWLEDDFRLSDYEVSIKDGQFLLKFDGLWTDTTMWEIYGLSILGELRTRASFKGMSEISLDVFYARAKTRLWEKMERLRGVPNLKMADFGTRRRHSFLWQEYAVNVCRKALGENFTGTSNTYLAYKHDMEAIGTNAHEIPMALAAMAPDDDALKASQYRVLELWQKTYQGELLIMLPDTFGTTQFLKDAPAWAADWTGQRIDSKNPYIAGDEYIQWLQQRGRDPQNKLIIASDGLDVDVILGLHAYFSGTIQPGATPADFRSAADFHDPAKWSPGRRIRFSAGWGTLLTNDFRGCDPDGNRGFEPISLICKMTAADGHPAVKLSDNYAKSTGEPEEIERYRRVFGTMGVENIPVEV; translated from the coding sequence GTGATCGTGAACTTTGCCGAACGGGCACATAACCATAACTGGAACCTGGACCCGGTCACACGGTCCCTGCTTGACACTGATTTCTACAAGTTGCTTATGCTCCAGTTCATCTGGAAGCATTTCCCCCGCACAAGGGCGACGTTTGAGTTGATCAACCGTACCTCCAACGTCAGACTCGCGGATCGCATCTCGCTTGAGGAAGTAGTGGCCCAGCTTGAGCAGGCTCGCCAATTACGCTTCCGCAAGTCCGAGTTGATCTGGCTCGCTGGAAACACCTTTTACGGAGTCCGGGGCATCTTCGAACCCGCATTTCTTGCATGGCTGGAGGACGATTTTCGCCTGTCTGATTATGAAGTCTCGATCAAGGACGGCCAGTTTCTTTTGAAATTTGATGGCCTGTGGACCGACACCACCATGTGGGAGATCTACGGTCTCTCAATCCTGGGTGAGTTGCGAACCAGGGCCAGCTTCAAAGGCATGTCCGAGATTTCTCTCGATGTCTTTTATGCACGTGCGAAGACCAGGTTGTGGGAGAAGATGGAGCGCCTGCGCGGGGTTCCAAACCTGAAGATGGCGGACTTTGGAACACGACGCAGGCATAGCTTTTTATGGCAGGAGTACGCCGTCAACGTATGCCGCAAAGCACTCGGAGAAAACTTTACCGGAACTTCGAATACTTACCTCGCCTACAAGCACGATATGGAAGCCATCGGTACCAACGCGCATGAAATTCCGATGGCGCTGGCCGCGATGGCTCCGGATGACGACGCACTTAAGGCATCTCAATACCGCGTGCTGGAGTTGTGGCAGAAGACCTATCAGGGCGAGTTGCTGATTATGCTGCCTGACACCTTTGGCACAACGCAATTTCTCAAAGATGCGCCGGCCTGGGCCGCGGATTGGACAGGACAGCGTATTGACAGCAAGAACCCGTACATCGCCGGCGATGAATATATCCAATGGCTGCAACAGAGAGGACGCGATCCGCAGAATAAGCTCATCATTGCGTCGGATGGGCTCGATGTAGATGTGATCCTCGGCCTGCACGCTTACTTCTCCGGAACGATACAGCCCGGAGCAACACCGGCAGATTTCCGCTCCGCTGCCGATTTTCATGACCCGGCAAAGTGGTCGCCCGGAAGAAGAATTCGCTTCAGCGCTGGTTGGGGAACCTTGCTCACGAACGACTTTCGCGGGTGCGATCCTGATGGGAACCGAGGCTTCGAACCCATCAGTCTCATCTGCAAGATGACTGCTGCGGATGGACATCCGGCCGTGAAACTCTCCGATAACTACGCCAAATCCACGGGCGAGCCCGAGGAGATCGAACGCTACCGGCGTGTATTCGGCACGATGGGAGTCGAGAACATTCCCGTAGAAGTCTGA